In Pseudoalteromonas sp. MM1, a single window of DNA contains:
- a CDS encoding sodium:proton antiporter has product MSAIYIAGIALCSVLAQWVAWAFKVPAILFLLLTGLLLGPFSGVLDPDALLGDLLFPVVSLSVAVILFEGSLTLHFRELKGISKVVRNLCSIGMITTCVVISLSAYWLLELNWRVAAVLGAVLVVTGPTVIAPLLNSMRPTQDIDRILRWEGIVIDPIGALFAVLVFEAVMLVGQGEVLSHTIIALVKTVGVGLSIGVVAGWITTQLMRREWLPFELHKFGILALVLISFSVSNHLSHESGLLAVTVFGIWLANQNDLEIDSVLEFKEDLSMILISSLFILLAARLQLSDLMMLDSDVFIFLAVVLFIARPLCIAISTFGTDLPMKSRLVLSWIAPRGIVAAAVGSVFALSMMEAGVADAEKMVPLIFTVIIITVVLQSLTAIPVAKLLGVRQPSPNTILIIGANHVSRAIGKGLQEQSIPVHLSDPAWENCKMARMDGLACYYGNPQSEHAERYLPLTTIRTVLALSPNRHHNALGVQYFSHLLNEKNVFSLRSSTSHAKANKDSATFLSRQILFGEDGSYARLSSIIAKGGKVSATRISEEFDWEKYQEMNPEAIPLFILKGDKDNDEDTPVKLRPFTSNMEKPPQEGERVFALQPPKMSVLKDPVKSKTKEED; this is encoded by the coding sequence ATGTCAGCAATTTATATAGCCGGTATCGCACTTTGTTCGGTACTTGCCCAATGGGTAGCATGGGCGTTTAAAGTTCCCGCTATCTTGTTCTTATTGCTTACCGGTTTATTGCTTGGGCCGTTTAGTGGTGTATTAGACCCAGATGCTTTACTCGGGGATTTATTATTTCCTGTTGTATCACTAAGTGTTGCAGTCATTCTGTTTGAAGGCTCCCTCACTTTGCACTTTAGAGAGTTAAAAGGCATAAGTAAGGTCGTGCGTAACCTGTGTTCTATTGGCATGATCACCACCTGTGTGGTTATAAGTTTAAGTGCCTATTGGCTACTTGAGCTTAACTGGCGGGTTGCAGCTGTGTTAGGTGCTGTGCTTGTTGTAACAGGCCCCACAGTAATTGCCCCTTTACTTAACTCGATGCGTCCAACCCAAGACATTGACCGAATATTAAGATGGGAAGGCATTGTAATTGACCCAATCGGTGCTCTTTTTGCAGTACTGGTGTTTGAGGCGGTGATGCTGGTAGGCCAAGGTGAAGTGCTTAGTCATACTATTATTGCACTTGTGAAAACAGTGGGGGTTGGCCTTTCTATCGGCGTTGTAGCTGGGTGGATCACCACACAACTTATGCGACGCGAGTGGCTTCCATTTGAGTTACATAAATTTGGCATACTTGCCTTGGTACTTATTAGTTTTTCGGTCTCTAATCATTTAAGCCACGAGTCAGGACTATTGGCAGTTACCGTTTTTGGCATTTGGCTTGCCAATCAAAACGATTTAGAAATAGATTCTGTATTAGAGTTTAAAGAAGACTTATCGATGATTTTAATATCATCATTGTTTATATTGCTTGCTGCACGCCTTCAGCTTTCTGACTTGATGATGTTAGACAGCGACGTATTTATATTCCTCGCAGTGGTGTTATTTATAGCGCGCCCATTATGTATTGCTATATCTACCTTTGGCACAGACCTGCCTATGAAATCTCGATTGGTACTTTCTTGGATAGCCCCTAGAGGTATTGTTGCAGCCGCTGTTGGGTCGGTGTTTGCGCTAAGTATGATGGAAGCTGGCGTAGCTGATGCAGAAAAAATGGTGCCGTTAATATTTACCGTTATTATCATCACAGTGGTATTGCAAAGCTTAACTGCTATTCCTGTTGCTAAACTATTAGGCGTGCGCCAACCATCTCCAAATACCATACTTATTATTGGAGCAAACCATGTATCGCGTGCAATAGGTAAAGGTTTACAGGAGCAAAGTATTCCGGTTCATCTATCAGACCCGGCATGGGAAAACTGTAAAATGGCCCGCATGGATGGCCTTGCTTGCTATTATGGTAATCCACAATCAGAGCATGCAGAGCGCTACTTACCGCTAACAACAATACGAACTGTATTAGCGCTTTCACCAAACCGCCACCACAATGCGCTTGGTGTGCAATATTTTTCACATTTATTGAATGAAAAAAATGTATTTTCACTGCGCTCATCAACCTCGCATGCAAAAGCAAACAAAGACAGTGCAACATTTCTATCTAGACAAATTTTGTTTGGTGAAGATGGTTCTTACGCTCGCTTAAGCAGCATTATTGCTAAGGGGGGCAAAGTAAGTGCAACGCGTATTTCAGAAGAATTTGATTGGGAAAAATACCAAGAGATGAACCCTGAGGCGATCCCGTTGTTTATTTTAAAAGGCGACAAAGACAACGACGAAGATACGCCAGTTAAGCTTCGTCCATTTACCAGTAATATGGAAAAACCACCACAGGAGGGCGAACGGGTATTTGCACTTCAACCACCAAAAATGTCGGTGTTAAAAGACCCAGTCAAATCAAAAACTAAAGAAGAAGACTAA
- a CDS encoding tetratricopeptide repeat protein, with product MRLSTCNTLLATLLTPLLLSISSNVLAEETPAAVPLYTEPELIALINKNTHLQRVKADDCQLVQDIEARANKMALPSYQFLYGDMLAYNVCVERNVELGVYYMRKAAEQGLAAALEQLGRYYDTGRLVQQDKAMAITYLREASAQGNLKAQLRLVKLFNAGYGSPRDFEDAYRWLFNAMVADKATHKKIERALNLLAQKMPDSVVARARLPI from the coding sequence ATGCGCCTATCTACTTGCAATACTTTATTAGCGACTTTGCTCACTCCGTTACTTTTATCTATAAGTAGCAATGTATTAGCTGAAGAAACACCCGCTGCGGTGCCGCTTTATACCGAGCCTGAGCTGATCGCACTAATAAACAAAAATACACATTTACAGCGTGTAAAGGCAGATGATTGCCAGTTAGTACAAGATATAGAGGCAAGGGCCAATAAAATGGCACTGCCATCTTACCAATTTTTATATGGCGATATGCTGGCTTATAACGTGTGTGTTGAGCGAAATGTAGAGTTAGGTGTGTACTACATGCGTAAAGCGGCTGAGCAAGGCCTAGCGGCTGCGTTAGAGCAGCTTGGACGTTATTACGACACTGGCCGCTTAGTACAGCAAGATAAAGCTATGGCCATTACCTATTTACGGGAGGCTTCAGCTCAAGGAAACCTAAAAGCGCAGCTAAGGCTGGTTAAGCTTTTTAATGCAGGCTATGGAAGCCCGCGTGACTTTGAAGATGCGTACCGCTGGTTATTTAATGCCATGGTGGCAGATAAAGCTACCCATAAAAAAATTGAGCGTGCGCTTAACTTACTAGCCCAAAAAATGCCAGATAGTGTTGTGGCCCGCGCCCGATTACCAATCTAA
- a CDS encoding adenylosuccinate synthase — protein sequence MGKNVVVLGTQWGDEGKGKVVDLLTDKASLVVRYQGGHNAGHTLVIDGEKTVLHLIPSGVLRDNVKCVIGNGVVLSPEALMKEIGMLEERGVPVRERLLISEACPLILPFHVALDVARETARGDKPIGTTGRGIGPAYEDKVARRGLRVGDLFNPELFAAKLKEVLEYHNFTLVNYYKVDAVDFQKTFDDAMAVADILKAMVVDVTELLDQTRLAGEHILFEGAQGTLLDIDHGTYPYVTSSNTTAGGVATGAGFGPLNLDYVLGIIKAYTTRVGSGPFPTELYDGLEKQDPVGKHLGDKGHEFGATTGRLRRTGWLDAVAMRRAVQINSISGFCLTKLDVLDGLETLKICTGYQLEDGTVTNVTPLAAEGYEKVTPVYEEMPGWSENTVGVTSLEGLPKAAIDYIKRIEEITGVPVDIISTGPDRVETMVLRNPFA from the coding sequence ATGGGTAAAAACGTTGTTGTATTAGGCACCCAATGGGGTGACGAAGGTAAGGGTAAGGTTGTTGATCTCCTTACAGACAAAGCATCTTTAGTAGTTCGATACCAAGGTGGCCACAATGCGGGTCATACTTTAGTTATTGACGGTGAAAAGACAGTTCTACACCTTATTCCATCGGGTGTATTACGTGACAATGTTAAATGTGTGATTGGTAATGGTGTGGTTTTATCACCAGAAGCGCTAATGAAAGAAATTGGCATGTTAGAAGAGCGTGGCGTACCTGTACGTGAGCGTCTTCTAATTAGTGAAGCATGTCCGTTAATTCTGCCTTTCCATGTTGCATTAGATGTAGCTCGCGAAACTGCTCGCGGCGACAAGCCAATTGGTACAACAGGCCGTGGTATCGGTCCTGCGTACGAAGATAAAGTAGCCCGTCGCGGTTTACGTGTAGGTGACTTATTCAATCCAGAATTATTCGCAGCTAAGCTAAAAGAAGTACTTGAATACCATAACTTCACTTTAGTTAACTACTACAAAGTAGATGCTGTTGATTTCCAAAAAACGTTTGATGATGCAATGGCTGTTGCAGACATCTTAAAAGCAATGGTTGTTGATGTAACTGAGCTTTTAGATCAAACACGTTTAGCGGGCGAACACATTTTATTTGAAGGTGCTCAAGGTACATTACTTGATATCGATCACGGTACTTATCCTTATGTAACATCTTCAAACACCACTGCTGGTGGCGTTGCGACTGGTGCTGGTTTTGGCCCATTAAACCTTGATTACGTGTTAGGTATTATTAAAGCGTACACTACACGTGTTGGTTCTGGTCCTTTCCCTACAGAGCTTTACGATGGCCTTGAAAAACAAGACCCAGTAGGTAAGCATTTAGGCGATAAAGGTCATGAATTTGGCGCAACAACAGGTCGTTTACGCCGTACCGGTTGGTTAGATGCTGTGGCAATGCGCCGTGCAGTACAAATCAACAGCATTTCAGGTTTTTGTTTAACTAAGCTTGACGTTTTAGATGGCTTAGAAACACTTAAAATTTGTACTGGTTACCAGCTTGAAGATGGCACAGTGACTAATGTAACGCCATTAGCTGCTGAAGGTTACGAGAAAGTAACACCAGTATATGAAGAAATGCCAGGTTGGTCTGAAAACACAGTTGGTGTAACTAGCCTTGAAGGCTTACCAAAAGCTGCGATTGACTACATCAAGCGTATTGAAGAAATCACAGGTGTACCTGTTGATATTATTTCTACCGGCCCAGATCGTGTAGAAACTATGGTACTTCGCAACCCGTTTGCTTAA
- the hflC gene encoding protease modulator HflC, protein MKNFSLIILLVAIVMSFSAVFVVPEGQKAIVLLFSKVEKDSEDKAVVYSPGLHLKVPFFSQVRRIDARIQTLDGTPDRFVTSEKKDLIVDSFVKWRVNDFSAFYLRARGDKQYAETLLKQKVNNGLRTNFGTRTIREIVSGERSELMEEALVQASESARELGIEVLDVRVKQINLPQEVSSSIYQRMRAERTAVAKEHRSEGQEKAETIRANVDRRVTVMLADAERNARSVRGQGDAEAAAIYAKAYNKDPEFFGFVRSLEAYKKTFKDKQDVMVLSPDSDFFKYMKGAAAQ, encoded by the coding sequence ATGAAAAACTTTAGTTTAATTATATTATTAGTTGCCATTGTTATGTCTTTCTCAGCGGTATTTGTAGTACCTGAAGGGCAAAAAGCAATCGTGTTGCTGTTTAGCAAAGTTGAAAAAGACAGTGAAGACAAAGCGGTTGTATACAGCCCTGGTCTTCATTTAAAAGTACCATTTTTTAGCCAAGTGCGTCGTATTGATGCACGTATTCAAACGCTAGATGGCACGCCTGACCGCTTTGTAACAAGCGAGAAAAAAGACTTAATTGTTGATTCGTTTGTTAAATGGCGCGTAAACGATTTTAGTGCATTTTACTTACGTGCTCGTGGTGATAAGCAATACGCTGAAACACTACTAAAGCAAAAGGTAAATAATGGTCTTCGTACTAACTTTGGTACGCGTACTATTCGTGAAATTGTGTCGGGTGAGCGTAGTGAGTTAATGGAAGAGGCGTTAGTACAAGCTTCTGAAAGTGCGCGCGAGTTAGGTATTGAAGTACTTGACGTGCGTGTTAAGCAAATTAACTTACCACAAGAAGTGAGTAGCTCTATTTACCAACGTATGCGCGCTGAGCGTACTGCTGTTGCAAAAGAGCACCGCTCGGAAGGTCAAGAAAAAGCGGAAACTATTCGTGCTAATGTTGACCGCAGAGTAACAGTAATGCTTGCTGATGCAGAGCGTAATGCGCGCTCAGTACGTGGTCAAGGTGATGCAGAAGCTGCTGCTATTTATGCTAAAGCATATAACAAAGATCCAGAGTTCTTTGGTTTTGTTCGTTCTTTAGAGGCGTATAAAAAAACCTTTAAAGATAAGCAAGATGTTATGGTGCTTTCACCAGACAGCGACTTCTTTAAATATATGAAAGGTGCTGCAGCGCAATAA
- the hflK gene encoding FtsH protease activity modulator HflK, with product MAWNEPGNNGNDKDPWNNKGGRDQGPPDLDEVFRKFSNKLGGIFGGKKSGNNSGGGLGGAGISFILIIAAIVWALSGIYTVKEAERGVVLQFGKYDRIAEPGLRWKMTFIETVIPVDIEAVRSLSASGFMLTEDENVVSVEFEVQYRVIDPYLYKFSVTNADNSLEEALDSALRYVVGHAKMDQVLTNGREVVRQNTWDELNKIIEPYNLGLIVTDVNFKDSRPPTEVKDAFDDAIAAQEDEERFIREAEAYAREIEPRARGQVTRMTQEAEGYQERITLEAQGEVARFEKLLPEYQAAKEVTRERLYIDAMEEVLGSSSKVIVDVKGGNNMMYLPLDKIMEKQGTATRVALPSSSDIQDLRNKVNTSRNSTVNSGNDRFNSDRFNNNGR from the coding sequence ATGGCCTGGAATGAACCGGGTAATAATGGCAATGACAAAGATCCGTGGAACAATAAAGGCGGACGTGATCAAGGCCCACCTGATTTAGACGAGGTGTTCCGTAAGTTTAGCAACAAGTTAGGCGGCATATTTGGCGGTAAAAAATCCGGCAATAATAGTGGCGGTGGACTTGGCGGAGCCGGTATTTCATTTATCCTCATTATCGCCGCAATTGTGTGGGCGTTAAGTGGTATTTATACGGTTAAAGAAGCCGAACGTGGTGTGGTATTGCAATTTGGTAAGTATGACCGTATTGCAGAGCCAGGCTTACGCTGGAAAATGACCTTTATTGAAACGGTTATTCCGGTAGATATTGAAGCTGTACGTTCATTATCTGCATCTGGGTTTATGCTAACGGAAGATGAAAACGTAGTAAGCGTTGAGTTTGAAGTGCAATACCGTGTTATTGACCCGTACCTTTACAAGTTCAGTGTAACTAATGCTGATAATAGCTTAGAAGAGGCGCTTGATAGTGCACTACGTTACGTTGTTGGCCATGCAAAAATGGACCAAGTACTGACTAATGGCCGTGAAGTCGTTCGTCAAAATACGTGGGATGAGCTTAATAAAATCATCGAACCGTATAACTTAGGTTTAATTGTGACCGATGTGAACTTTAAAGACTCGCGTCCGCCGACTGAAGTAAAAGATGCATTTGATGACGCTATTGCCGCACAAGAAGATGAAGAGCGTTTCATCCGTGAAGCCGAAGCTTACGCACGTGAAATTGAACCGCGCGCGCGTGGTCAAGTAACTCGTATGACGCAAGAAGCAGAAGGTTATCAAGAACGCATTACACTTGAAGCGCAAGGTGAGGTGGCTCGTTTTGAAAAGCTATTACCTGAATATCAAGCAGCTAAAGAAGTAACGCGCGAACGTTTATACATTGATGCAATGGAAGAAGTACTAGGTAGTAGCTCTAAAGTGATTGTTGATGTTAAAGGCGGTAATAACATGATGTACTTACCACTTGATAAAATTATGGAAAAGCAAGGCACTGCAACACGTGTAGCTTTACCAAGCTCAAGTGATATTCAAGATTTACGTAACAAAGTAAATACATCACGTAACAGCACTGTGAACAGCGGTAATGACCGTTTTAACAGCGATCGCTTTAACAATAACGGGAGATAA
- the hflX gene encoding ribosome rescue GTPase HflX — MFDRYESGEQAVLVHIDLPKDGDREDLHELELLVSSAGVSSLAVVQGSRQAPHPKLFVGTGKAEEIAEIVKIHNADVVIFNHQLSPSQERNLERVCQCRVLDRTTLILDIFAQRARTHEGKLQVELAQLRHMSTRLIRGWTHLERQKGGIGLRGPGETQLETDRRLLRARIKNIRARLAKVAVQREQGRRARTRNEIPTVSLVGYTNAGKSTLFNRITDSDVYAADQLFATLDPTLRKLDIGDVGSVILADTVGFIRHLPHDLVAAFKATLTETREADLQLHVIDVADPRRRENIEEVQSVLKEIEADEVPQLLVYNKIDALDDVSPRIDRDDQGQPIRVWLSAQTGEGCELLSEAISDLLAKKMFSDTLLLAPQYGRLRASLFSLSAVHEERFDEQGNWLLDVRLPMVEWNRLIKEFGPEIEGFINRD; from the coding sequence TTGTTTGACCGCTATGAATCCGGCGAACAGGCAGTCTTAGTTCATATCGACTTACCTAAAGATGGCGATCGTGAAGATCTTCATGAATTAGAGTTGTTGGTATCTTCTGCTGGTGTTAGTAGTTTGGCGGTTGTGCAAGGCAGCCGCCAAGCACCACATCCGAAACTATTCGTCGGTACCGGTAAAGCAGAAGAAATAGCTGAGATTGTCAAAATCCACAATGCAGATGTTGTCATCTTTAATCATCAATTAAGTCCGTCTCAAGAACGTAATTTAGAGCGCGTTTGCCAATGTCGTGTACTTGATAGAACAACACTTATTCTTGATATTTTTGCCCAAAGAGCCCGTACCCACGAAGGTAAGCTACAAGTAGAGCTTGCTCAGCTTAGGCATATGTCTACTCGGTTAATCCGAGGATGGACTCACCTTGAGCGCCAAAAAGGGGGAATAGGTTTACGAGGCCCAGGCGAAACACAGCTTGAAACCGATAGACGTTTATTACGTGCACGTATTAAAAATATTCGTGCCCGATTAGCCAAAGTGGCCGTACAACGTGAGCAGGGTAGACGTGCGCGTACGCGTAACGAAATTCCTACCGTGTCGCTTGTAGGGTATACCAATGCGGGTAAATCAACCCTGTTTAATCGTATTACAGACTCAGATGTATACGCAGCGGATCAGCTTTTTGCCACGCTTGACCCAACACTACGTAAACTTGATATAGGTGATGTTGGTTCGGTTATTTTGGCCGACACCGTTGGATTTATTCGCCATTTACCGCACGACTTAGTAGCAGCCTTTAAAGCCACACTAACAGAAACGCGTGAAGCCGACTTACAATTACATGTAATTGATGTGGCAGACCCACGCAGGCGCGAAAACATAGAGGAAGTACAGTCGGTTTTAAAAGAGATTGAAGCCGATGAAGTACCGCAATTATTAGTTTATAACAAAATTGATGCACTTGATGATGTAAGCCCACGAATTGATCGGGATGACCAAGGGCAGCCTATAAGAGTATGGTTATCTGCACAAACTGGTGAAGGGTGTGAGCTACTTAGCGAAGCAATAAGTGACCTGCTTGCTAAGAAAATGTTTAGTGATACGTTATTACTTGCTCCTCAATATGGCAGGTTAAGAGCGTCTTTATTTAGCTTAAGTGCAGTCCATGAAGAGCGCTTTGATGAGCAGGGTAACTGGTTGTTAGATGTACGTTTACCTATGGTTGAATGGAACCGATTAATTAAAGAGTTTGGTCCTGAAATTGAGGGTTTTATCAATCGCGATTAA
- the hfq gene encoding RNA chaperone Hfq: MAKGQSLQDPFLNALRRERIPVSIFLVNGIKLQGKIQSFDQFVILLENTVNQMVYKHAISTVVPARAVNFQGVQGSDDTEEQEPGNI, translated from the coding sequence ATGGCAAAAGGCCAATCGTTACAAGACCCATTTTTGAATGCACTACGTCGTGAGCGCATTCCAGTATCAATCTTTTTGGTAAATGGCATAAAATTACAAGGTAAAATTCAGTCATTTGACCAATTTGTTATTTTACTTGAAAACACTGTAAACCAAATGGTGTATAAACACGCAATTTCAACAGTTGTACCTGCTCGTGCAGTCAACTTCCAAGGTGTTCAAGGGAGCGATGACACTGAAGAGCAAGAACCAGGAAATATTTAA
- the miaA gene encoding tRNA (adenosine(37)-N6)-dimethylallyltransferase MiaA, whose protein sequence is MSNLPVIFLMGPTAAGKTALAISLCEHLNTEIISVDSALVYKGMDIGTAKPDAQELARAPHHLIDLLDPSETYSVADFRRDAIKKIDEFHQQGKVPILVGGTMMYFKSLIDGLSPLPEACPVVRAELEAQAKQFGWPHLHQELAKVDPQAADKISENDSQRINRALEVYRISGKTMTELQKQKQPTLPYTFYQFAIAPDDRSELHQRIEKRFKIMIEQGFEKEVSTLYLRKDLHPNMPSIRCVGYRQMWDYLAGEVGHDEMVFRGIAATRQLAKRQLTWLRSWPDVTWLTTDDEENLQRVVSSLS, encoded by the coding sequence TTGAGCAATTTACCGGTCATATTTTTAATGGGCCCAACCGCAGCTGGTAAAACGGCGTTGGCAATTTCACTGTGTGAGCACTTAAATACAGAAATAATCAGCGTTGATTCAGCGTTAGTGTATAAAGGTATGGACATAGGTACGGCAAAGCCCGATGCGCAAGAGCTTGCTCGTGCTCCGCATCATTTAATTGATTTACTCGATCCGAGCGAAACCTACTCGGTTGCCGATTTTAGACGTGATGCGATAAAAAAAATTGATGAATTTCATCAACAAGGTAAAGTACCAATATTAGTGGGTGGCACCATGATGTACTTTAAATCTTTAATTGATGGATTATCGCCACTGCCTGAAGCCTGCCCAGTAGTAAGAGCAGAGCTTGAAGCGCAAGCAAAACAATTTGGCTGGCCACATTTACATCAAGAGCTCGCTAAAGTAGATCCGCAAGCGGCCGACAAAATAAGTGAAAATGATTCACAAAGAATAAATCGAGCTTTGGAAGTTTACCGTATTAGTGGTAAAACAATGACTGAATTGCAAAAGCAAAAGCAGCCAACGTTACCTTATACTTTTTATCAATTTGCGATTGCGCCTGATGATCGCAGTGAATTACATCAGCGAATTGAAAAAAGGTTTAAAATAATGATAGAACAGGGGTTTGAAAAAGAAGTTTCGACCCTATATCTACGTAAGGATTTACACCCCAATATGCCTTCTATTCGTTGTGTAGGTTATAGACAAATGTGGGATTACCTTGCGGGTGAAGTAGGCCATGATGAGATGGTTTTTCGCGGCATTGCTGCAACGCGCCAACTGGCAAAACGTCAGCTAACGTGGTTACGGAGTTGGCCTGATGTTACTTGGTTAACAACAGACGATGAAGAAAACTTGCAACGCGTAGTAAGTTCGCTAAGCTAG
- the mutL gene encoding DNA mismatch repair endonuclease MutL: MSIEILPARLANQIAAGEVVERPASVVKELVENSLDAGATRVQIDIERGGHKLIRIRDNGSGIGKNELTLALSRHATSKLKSLDDLENICSLGFRGEALASISSVSRLTLSSKPKAQDAAWQAFAQGRDMEVQIKPVAHPDGTTIEVKDLFFNTPARRKFLRTEKTEFSHIDELIKRIALSRFDVSITLTHNQKVVRQYRAKTDPNQAITRVAQVAGKAFAEQGLHIQSGESGLQLHGWVLPVGSANTTQYTYVNNRMMRDKLILHAIRQAFEEVSGAQELPGFVIYIDIDPRQVDVNVHPAKHEVRFHQGRLVHDFILQAIKQVVVPLQGEFATNQAPTDDYQSSTFIEQPSHAVNNQSVQYDYPKSQLQPIDSQNGGFTSRAPSNRAGSGGGAAGYSSPSQKYGANHHDVNAFYQGVSEQQAAHFAHSVSAQPVTDESAAHALKSVQLLNVNKGVCVFTQQQQLFCSHYKYALVDYWHAQIKELGNLEGKALLLPVRVNLEKADCELIAQQQSWFTLLGFELVIEKQFVMVKKLPTCLYLLEASAAVESLLGACKTQLNELQTWLTWQLSCVPERFYESNAFIELQISLQNNPQTIERLKEKAVKIDLEHYLTQLN; encoded by the coding sequence ATGAGTATTGAAATATTACCTGCACGATTAGCTAACCAAATAGCGGCAGGTGAAGTGGTCGAACGCCCAGCTTCGGTGGTTAAAGAACTGGTAGAAAATAGCTTAGATGCGGGCGCTACGCGCGTGCAAATAGATATAGAACGCGGCGGCCACAAGCTTATTCGTATTCGTGACAATGGCTCCGGTATTGGTAAAAATGAGTTAACTTTAGCGCTTTCGCGCCATGCAACCAGTAAACTTAAATCGCTCGATGATTTAGAAAATATTTGCTCGTTAGGTTTTAGAGGTGAAGCACTTGCATCTATTAGTTCGGTATCGCGTTTAACGCTAAGCTCAAAGCCTAAAGCACAAGATGCCGCGTGGCAAGCGTTTGCACAGGGCCGCGATATGGAGGTGCAAATAAAGCCGGTTGCTCACCCAGATGGCACAACGATAGAAGTTAAAGATTTATTTTTTAACACCCCCGCAAGGCGCAAGTTTTTACGCACCGAAAAAACCGAATTTAGCCATATTGATGAGCTTATAAAACGCATTGCACTGAGTCGTTTTGACGTGTCGATTACACTTACACATAACCAAAAGGTGGTTAGACAGTACCGTGCTAAAACCGATCCTAATCAAGCGATTACTCGGGTTGCGCAAGTTGCAGGTAAAGCCTTTGCTGAGCAAGGGTTGCATATTCAATCTGGCGAAAGTGGTTTACAGTTACATGGTTGGGTATTGCCAGTGGGGTCAGCCAATACCACGCAATATACCTATGTAAATAATCGCATGATGCGTGATAAGCTAATTTTACACGCTATTCGCCAGGCGTTTGAAGAAGTAAGTGGCGCACAAGAGCTGCCTGGTTTTGTTATTTATATTGATATTGACCCAAGACAAGTGGATGTAAATGTTCACCCCGCTAAGCACGAGGTGCGTTTTCATCAAGGCCGGTTAGTGCACGACTTTATATTGCAGGCGATTAAGCAAGTCGTTGTGCCGCTACAAGGTGAATTTGCAACTAATCAAGCGCCTACTGACGATTACCAATCCTCAACGTTTATTGAGCAGCCAAGTCACGCGGTTAATAACCAGTCAGTGCAGTATGATTACCCTAAATCACAGCTACAGCCAATAGATTCACAAAACGGTGGTTTTACTAGTCGTGCCCCCTCTAATCGCGCAGGGTCAGGTGGTGGCGCTGCGGGGTATTCTTCACCGTCTCAAAAATATGGTGCAAATCATCACGATGTAAATGCATTTTATCAAGGGGTGAGTGAGCAACAAGCCGCTCATTTTGCCCATAGTGTATCAGCGCAGCCCGTTACTGATGAGAGCGCTGCACACGCATTAAAAAGTGTGCAGCTATTAAATGTAAATAAAGGTGTGTGTGTATTTACTCAGCAGCAGCAATTATTTTGCTCACACTATAAATATGCACTTGTTGATTACTGGCATGCACAAATAAAAGAGCTGGGTAATTTAGAGGGTAAAGCCTTGCTACTACCGGTAAGGGTTAACCTTGAAAAAGCTGACTGCGAACTAATAGCTCAGCAGCAATCGTGGTTTACTTTATTAGGCTTTGAGCTAGTTATTGAAAAACAGTTTGTGATGGTTAAAAAGCTGCCCACGTGTTTATATTTACTTGAAGCCTCAGCTGCGGTTGAAAGCTTACTAGGTGCATGTAAAACACAGCTCAACGAGTTACAAACTTGGCTTACATGGCAGCTTAGTTGTGTACCAGAGCGCTTTTATGAAAGTAATGCATTTATTGAATTACAAATTAGCTTACAAAATAATCCGCAAACAATTGAACGTTTAAAAGAAAAAGCAGTTAAAATAGACCTAGAACACTATTTAACGCAATTAAATTAA